The genomic region GTGCCGCATCCCGCCGGCGAGTACTTCGTCCAGATGGGCGGTATCGCAGTCGGATTGGCCGAGCGCGTGCAGACCGCGGTGCTGACCGGGAACGTCGAGCAGGCCCGCCTCATCCAGGAGGGCGACGAGGTCATGAACGATCTGCACCGGCGCCTGTTCGGCGTGCTGACCGACCATCGGTGGCCGCATGGCACCGCAGCGGCCGCCGACGTCGTGCTGCTCGGCAGGTTCTACGAACGCTTCGCCGACCATGCCGTGGCGATAGCCCGGCGCATCGAGTTTCAGAACACGGGTCACACCCCGAATCGATTCAACGACACCTCACCCGTTGTCGAGATCCACCGCTGACAGGAGAACCGGTTTCCATCGCGACGCTCGCGGGTAGTTCGGCAATGTCGGCACACAACTTGGTGCCGCTCACCAAACATCAAGCCCGCGGGAAGAAGATCTGCCATGGCCTCACAGCCCATCACCACGCCTGGTGACGTCGTCACCTATCTCAAGGCTCAGCACGAGGCGATCAAGGCGCTGTTCATCCACACACTCGACGCGAAGAACGCAGCGGATCAGCAGGCGTCGTTCACACGGTTGCGCACACTGCTGGCCGTGCACGAGACGGCCGAGGAGATGATGATCCACCCCCGCGTCCGGCGCAAGGTCGACGGTGGCGAAGAGGTGGCCGCAGCTCGACTCAGCGAGGAACACGACGCCAAGATCGCCCTTGGCAACCTGGAGAGAATTCCGTGCGGCACCGCCGAGTTCAGCAAGGAACTCATTCACCTGCAGAGAGCTGTGATCGAGCATGCCGAACGCGAGGAAGCCGAGGAGTTCACCCTGCTGGGCGAGCAGCTCGACGCCGACGAACTCGCCAAGCTCAGGACCGCCGTCCAGTTCGCAGAACGTATCGCGCCGACACATCCGCATGCCGGCGTGGAGTCCGGCTTCGCCAACTTCGCGGTCGGCCCCTTCGCATCCCTAGTCGACCGGGCCCGCGACGCGCTGCGCGGTAGGGCCGTCTGAGTTCCGGCCTTCGCTCGATGGGTCAGTCGGGTATTCGCTCGTGCACCGTGAGGAGCACGTGATCGACGGCCGATCTCGTTCTGCGATCCATGGGCTGCTCGCAGAGTTCCTGAACGAACCCCTCCGCGATCTTGCGCAGCTTGACGTTGGTCTCCTGCGAGCGCCAGGTCAGCACCTTGAATGCCTGATCGCCTGACACCCCATAGGCCATCCGAATGATGCCGATCGCCTGGTTGATGATCGCGCGGCGCTCCTCGACCTCGGCCACGGCTTCGGTGACCGAGCGTTGCACGTCGGCGTCCAGGTCGTCGGTGATATCGATGTAGAAGCCCGTCGTGCCGAGGACCTCGCCGTCCGCGCCGCACAGTTGATCGCCCACCACCACGACGACGTGCTCGCTTCCCGCCGTGTCGATGATGCGGTGCCTGCTGCTGAACGCGGCTCCGTGCTGCAGGACCTGGTCAATCACCTCGGCCACGGCGGGCTTGTCGTCAGGATGCTTGTGGGACAGGATCAGCTCGGTCGTCGGCGTGACCTCACCCGGCGCGTAGCCGTGCATACGAGCAACTGCGTCCGACCACTCCCAGCGCCCGGCAGCCTTCAGGTATTGGAAGCTTCCGACGCGTGCGAATCCGTCCGTCTCGGGATTCGACGATCCGTTGCCCACGGGAGAAGCAATACCACATCGACCTGGGCACCATCCGCGATCGTGATTACCGGCTGCATCTCGGGCACACCCTTGATCAGCCAGCCCATACCAGCCGGTTCTGGCCGTCGTCGTACACCACCTCGGTCGGGGCGGGCCCGGTGACGTCGAAGTAGATGCTCCCGCTGGAGTTTCCACCCTGGTTGAGCGGGGAGACGCTGAGATCGGGAGCCAGCGTCTGCTCCAGCACGCGGTAGTTCTGGCCGTCGGCGGTGCGCGCGTTGAAGAACTGCATCGCGGGTATCACGGAACCGCTAACCGCATCCACGGCAACGGGCGCCTCCCACAGGGTGCCCGCTAACGGAACCTCGCCAGTCAGCGGCACGTTCAACTCGTTGGTACCACTGGGTTGCAGGTCATCGACGGTGTATCCACCAGTCCCCGCGCCGTCTGTGTCGGTGACGTGCAGTTGTGCGCCGAACCCGGCGGCGGCCGGTTCGGCCGAGGCACTGGGGGTACCGCCCGTTCCAATGGAGGCCGCCACAACGATTGCTCCGGTTACGACTGCCGCGGTTGTCATCACGTTCATGAGAGTTCGGCTCCTCCTTCCGCAACCCGCGCCGGACGATCACGACGGTCGCGCGACCCCCAGCGCGTTCGGTGTTGTCACTAATTGGCTTGCCGCTTTTGAGCTGTCAAAAACACCCCGCTGCTCAACGTGAAGTGCTCGACCGAGAGGGAGACAAAACGTCGACGATGAGTGGCCGGTGATCGGAGAGCGGCATCAGCGGTGCGGTGCAGCCCGCAGCGACGAACCTCGGGTCGTCTGTGAGCACGTGATCGAGTTGGCGGTTGGGTTCGTGAGCGGGAAATGTCGGCGCCGTGGCGAGGGCTCGCATGCCCGACCAGCGCGCCACCGACCCCTCAGTCATATTGAAATCGCCCACCAGCAGGCGCGGCCCCGGCATGCCGCGCAGGTCACGGACGAGGCTGCGCAGCTGACGGCGGTTCCACCCCGGGACGAACGACAGATGCGTGTTGGCTACTGTCACCGCGCCGATCGGGGTGTCGAACCGGCCGATAACCGCAGCGCGAGGCTCCTCGTCGACGACCATCACCCGACGCGGCCCGGGCAGATACATCGGGAACCTCATCGGTATCCGTGGCAGCCGCACCACCTGCCACGACGCTGCGGGATGGCGCGACAGCAGTGCTACGCCGTAGGCGGCCGTGCCGGGCTGCTCGTCGCCGGTGGCTGCCATCCAGGTGGCGCCGGGTGTGCCGGAGATGGCGGCGACGAAGCGATGGCTGGTCGCACCCATCGCCTCGGCGGCGACGGCCGTGAGGTCGGCCATGCCGGACCGCTCCTGCACATGGTCAACCTCTTGCAGGGCAAGGATGTCGGCGTCGATGCGGCGCACACAGTCGGCCAGCCTGTCGACGTCGACACCGTTACCGACGGTCCTGCCGTGAAGGATGTTGAATGTCGCGATCCGCACGGGGTATTACGTACCCACGATGACGCTGACACACCCTTGGGAGGCACGATGCTCGCCCATGAAGACGCGCTGCGCGACGCCCTGCGCCTAGCGGCGTCCGCACTGCGCGCCCACGGTCCCGAGTTCGCATTGGCGGGCAGCTACGCCCTGTGGGTGCACGGCGCACCGGAACCTGTCCACGACGCCGACATCGTGGTGGCCGAGGCCGATGTGGAACACGCCGCCGCCACACTCGCCGACGCCGGTTTCGAGATCATCCGCACACCCGAGGACTGGTTGTTCAAGGCCACGATGAACTCGGCACTGGTCGACGTGCTGCACCGCGTGAACGGGGTGGTCGTGGACTCTGCCCTCATCGCCGCGGCCGACGTCCTCGACGTGCTCGCCATCCCCATGCCCGTTCTGTCGCCAACCACTGTCCTCACCCAGAAGCTCAAGTCGTTACACGAACACCACTGCGATTTCGAAGCGCTGCTGCCCGCTGCGCGAGCGGTCCGCGAACGGGTGGACTGGTCGACAGTGCGGTCCGAGACCAAGGACAACGACTTCGCGACCGCGTTTCTGTTTCTGCTCGACCGTCTCGGCATCACCGAGATGCCGCCCGGCTGAGTCCCTCACCACATCGGGGCGCCGAACCAGTGCGACAACGCCTGCCGCAGTGACGGCACTGCGGTGTCGGCGCCTTCGTCTATGCCTGCGGCCCAGGCGATCTGGGCATCCGGACGGATCAGCGCGGCGTCAGCCGGTCGACCATCGGACGGCGCCGTGCGCAGATCAACCCGATGCGCCCAGTCCCCGGCGGCCTCGCGCAGGTCCGCGCGGTCGGCGAAATCGACGAGAACGGGCCTTGCCGTGCGCACCGGTTCGGCGACGCCGATGGTGTCGGGCGCGAACGTGCCGGCCAGCGCGTGGTGACCGGATCCGGGCATCGGATAGCGGACGTCGCAGCCCGCAATGAGGGCGCTCATCCGGTGCAGTGGCGCTTGGTCGAC from Mycolicibacterium sp. YH-1 harbors:
- a CDS encoding PAS and ANTAR domain-containing protein, which codes for MGNGSSNPETDGFARVGSFQYLKAAGRWEWSDAVARMHGYAPGEVTPTTELILSHKHPDDKPAVAEVIDQVLQHGAAFSSRHRIIDTAGSEHVVVVVGDQLCGADGEVLGTTGFYIDITDDLDADVQRSVTEAVAEVEERRAIINQAIGIIRMAYGVSGDQAFKVLTWRSQETNVKLRKIAEGFVQELCEQPMDRRTRSAVDHVLLTVHERIPD
- the phoU gene encoding phosphate signaling complex protein PhoU, encoding MRTEFHAELDRLTAELGEMCGAAGTIMQSATVALVDADLPSAERVAGELARLDVLDARVQDRAFALLALQAPVARDLRTIVSGIQIAADADRMGGLAAHVAKIARRHHPASAVPHPAGEYFVQMGGIAVGLAERVQTAVLTGNVEQARLIQEGDEVMNDLHRRLFGVLTDHRWPHGTAAAADVVLLGRFYERFADHAVAIARRIEFQNTGHTPNRFNDTSPVVEIHR
- a CDS encoding endonuclease/exonuclease/phosphatase family protein, with the translated sequence MRIATFNILHGRTVGNGVDVDRLADCVRRIDADILALQEVDHVQERSGMADLTAVAAEAMGATSHRFVAAISGTPGATWMAATGDEQPGTAAYGVALLSRHPAASWQVVRLPRIPMRFPMYLPGPRRVMVVDEEPRAAVIGRFDTPIGAVTVANTHLSFVPGWNRRQLRSLVRDLRGMPGPRLLVGDFNMTEGSVARWSGMRALATAPTFPAHEPNRQLDHVLTDDPRFVAAGCTAPLMPLSDHRPLIVDVLSPSRSSTSR
- a CDS encoding DUF1942 domain-containing protein codes for the protein MNVMTTAAVVTGAIVVAASIGTGGTPSASAEPAAAGFGAQLHVTDTDGAGTGGYTVDDLQPSGTNELNVPLTGEVPLAGTLWEAPVAVDAVSGSVIPAMQFFNARTADGQNYRVLEQTLAPDLSVSPLNQGGNSSGSIYFDVTGPAPTEVVYDDGQNRLVWAG
- a CDS encoding hemerythrin domain-containing protein; this encodes MASQPITTPGDVVTYLKAQHEAIKALFIHTLDAKNAADQQASFTRLRTLLAVHETAEEMMIHPRVRRKVDGGEEVAAARLSEEHDAKIALGNLERIPCGTAEFSKELIHLQRAVIEHAEREEAEEFTLLGEQLDADELAKLRTAVQFAERIAPTHPHAGVESGFANFAVGPFASLVDRARDALRGRAV